Genomic window (Subtercola endophyticus):
AGACCTCGTCGGTCACGATGAGGGCATCGTGCTCGTGCGCGAGCTCGACGATGAGTTCGAGGATGTCGCGGCCGAGAATGGTGCCGGTGGGGTTGTGCGGCGAATTGATGAGAATCAACCGGGTGCGGTCGGTGATGGCGGCACGCAGGTCGTCGGGGTCGGGCTGAAAGTCGGGCAGTCGCAACGGCACGGTGCGGTGCTCACCGCGGGCGAGCGAGATGAGTGCGCCGTAGGCGTCGTAGAACGGCTCGAGGGTCACGACCTCGTCACCCTCGTCGACGAGGCCCAAGATCGTCGCGGCGAGTGCCTCGGTTGCGCCGGCGGTGACCAGCACCTCGGTGTCGGGCTCGACATCGATGTCGTAGAACCTCTTCTGGTGGTCGGCGATAGCCGTTCGCAGCTCGATCGTGCCGCGGCCCGGCGGGTATTGGTTGACTCCGCGCTTGATGGCCCGGCGCGCGGCATCGATCACCTCATCGGGGCCGTCTTCGTCGGGAAAGCCCTGACCGAGATTGATGGCGCCGGTCGCCTCGGCGAGGGCGCTCATCTCGGCGAAGATCGTCGCGCTGATCGTACCGTCGGGCGCTAAGAGGCCCGCTCCTTCTGCCGCGCGTTGCCACGGACCGCTGATTGACATTCCTCAAACTTACCGGCACTCGGAACGGCCGACCGCCGGTGGCTGCACATGCGACCGCGTCATTCTCTTCAGCCGTGTTCAACCTGGCAGACCGCCTTCAGCCCTTACATATAGAACGCTCAGCAAAGCCGGGAATGCTGAGCATGCTTGAAAGGAGCACCATCCCGTGTCAGACAGCACTGAGAACGACAGCACCCCCGAGGCAGTGACGCCTCCCGAGCCAGAGCAGCAGCACGCCGCCGCTCAGCCCACCGAGGTTCAGCCGACCGCAGAGTATCCGACCGAGGTTCAGCCCACCGAGGTTCAGCCGACCGCAGAGTATCCGACCGAGGTTCAGCCCACCGAGGTGCTGCCTCCAGCACCTCAGCAGCCCGAGGTTCAGCAGCAGAACGCGCAGCCCAGCCAGACGCAGCCGACTGTGCCGTACGTTGCTCCTGCGGCAGCTACACCGCGGGAGGTCGTTCCGCCGGCTCCCGTCGCGCCCACGGCTCCCGTTGCACCCACAGCGCCCGTCGCCGGCATTCCGCCGTACGGCCAGCAGACGCCCACCCCGCCTGTCGCAGGCCAGCCCGCTCAGCCGCAGTACGGCCAATACGCGCCGGCCCCGGGCATCGCTCCGGTCGCGCCCACCGCCAACTACGGCAATGGTTCGTTTGGTCAGCCCCCGGTGGGGCCCCCGCAGTACGGCCCCGACGGGCAGCCCCTCGCCGCAGCCCCCGCCCCGGCGAAACGACGCGGGGGAGCAGCCCTGGTCGCTGCACTCGTCATCGGCGCACTGATCGGTGGAGCATCCGGTGCCGGCATCAGCGTGTGGGCGCTCTCGCAGAACGACAACGGTTCGACGCAGGCCTCGAGCCCGCAGACCATCACCGTGAACAACCCGAACAGCGTCACCGACATCACCGCGGTCGCCGCCAAGGCTTCGCCGTCGGTCGTCACCCTCTCGGTGACCGACAACTCGACGACCTCGGGCACTGGTTCGGGCGTCATTCTCTCGGCTGACGGCTACGTTCTCACCAACACCCACGTGGTGACGCTCGACGGCGCCACGGCGAGTCCCACCATTTCGGTGACCGCCGCCGACGGCAAGATCTACGTCGGAAAGGTCGTCGGCACCGATCCTGTCGCCGACCTCGCCGTTGTGAAACTGCAAGACGCCAGCGGGCTCACTCCCATCGAATGGGGTGACTCGTCCAAGCTCAACGTGGGTGACACCGCCATCGCTATCGGCGCACCGCTCGGTCTGTCGGGCACCGTCACGAACGGCATCGTCAGCTCGTTGAACCGCAGCATCACCGTCGCTTCGTCGGCCGCCCCCGACACCTCAGGTGAGCAGGCGACACCCGACCCCAACAGCACGGGCAGCCCCTACGACTTCTGGAATTTCGACATTCCGGGCCAGGGCACGCAGAGCCAGACGCCGTCGACCGCGAGCAGCACCATTTCGCTCGCCGTCATTCAGACCGATGCGGCCATCAACCCGGGCAACTCGGGCGGGGCGCTGCTCAACTCCAACGGACAGCTGATCGGCATCAACGTGGCGATCGCCAGCGCAGACAGCTCGAGTTCGTCGTCGACGAGCCAGTCGGGCAGCATCGGAGTCGGCTTCTCGATTCCGGCGAACTTCGCCAAGCGCATCTCTGATGAGATCATCGCCAACGGCAAGGCCACGCACGGCCTGCTCGGCGCTTCGATCGCTGCCGCCGGCACTTCGTCGCAGACGGTCGTCGGTGCATCGGTCGCCGATGTCACCAGCGGGGGCGCTGCCGCCGCTGCGGGCATTCAGAAGGGTGACGTGATCACCGCGTTCAACGGTATTGCGATCACCGACGCGACCGACCTCACCGCGCAGGTACGTGTGCTGCCGGCGGGCGCCACCGCCTCGGTCACGTACCTTCGTGACGGCAAGTCGAATACGGTGACGGTAACGCTCGGCGCACTCGCGAGCTGATCGACCGTCGCGACCTTCGCGGTCGTCGCGGTGTTCGCCCTGAGGCCTGGCCCGCGCGAGCGTTGCGGGCTGCTGGTAGGCTCTTCGTTGCTTTGGCGCGAAGGGCCTACCGGTCTGTTTGCACCTCGTCGATACGGCGAAATCAACAAGGCGAAATCACCCAAGGCGACTAGTACCGAGCGGAACAGATGACCGACCCCACGCCCACCACTCATGTCTTGCCGCCCATCACCGCGATTCTCGTGGTGCGCGATGACGTGACGACCGTCGAGGCGGCTATCGCCTCGGTGCGCGCGCAAGACTATGCGCCCGGCGTCGACATCGTGGTCGCCATTGCGCCCAGCTCCGACGGCACCGCGGATGTCGTGCGCGCGCTCGCCGCGAGCGATGCGCGACTCACGATGCTCGAGTTCTCGTCGACGTCTCTCGTCGTGGGTCTGAACGAGGCCATCGCTGCCGCTCGTACCGCTGTGATCATTCGCGTCGACCCGCGGTCGGTGCTGGCCCCCGATTTCGCGGTCAACGCGGTGCGAGCCATGGAACGAACGGATGCCGCAGCCCTCGTCGCGCGCACGACGCCCGTCGGGCGCACTCCCTTCGTGCGCGCCGTCGCGACCGCACAGCAGCATCGCCTCGGATTAGGCGGCGACCCACTCACGCCGCGCGGGCCGGAGGCGCAGACGCAGTCGGCCCAGGCTCACGTCATTCGCCGGCGCAGCTTCATCGACATCGGACTGTACAACGAAGAGATCAGGCACGGTCAGGGCTGGGAGCTCAACGAACGTCTGCGCGAAGCCGGAAACACCGTCTGGTTCGCGCCCGATCTCACGCTGGAGTACACGCCGCCCACCCGCGTCGTGCAACTCACCCGATCGCTTTTCGCCGAAGGATTGTGGCGAGGCGAGTTCGCCCGGGCCTTTCCTGAAGAGAAGGTCTTGCGCTTCGCCCTGCCTCCGGTCATCGTTCTGACGACGATCATCGGATTCATTCTGGGTGCGATCGGCTTTTTCGGCGGGGTAGCGGGTGCTCTCGGCCCCGCCGCTGTCGTCTCCCTCGTGCTGTTCGCTCTGCTGGTGGTGCCGCTTGCCTACGTGGTTGTCGTGCTCGTACTTGCGGTGTCGGTGATGGTGCGGTCGGGTTTTCGAACGGGGTTGTGGTTCGCGGCGGTGCTGCCGTTCATCCACTTCAGTTGGGGCTTCGGGTTCATCGCCGGATTCGTGAATCTCGAAGGTGCGGCCGACACGGTCATCGTCGATTTCGACTAGGCAGCGGTTTATCGGTCGAACCGGTCGAACCGGTAAGTCTCGGTGAAACGGGCTCCGGCGCTGTCGACGACACCGACTCGAAGAAGGCAGGGGCCGTCGTGGCGGGTCACTCGCACTCGCGCCCGCCGATTCAGCGCCCGCACCGATGTCGCTCGAGCCGACGACCACGCGGGTGTCTCGTCGTCGAGGCCGGCATCGGTCACGACGTGCCACGTGCGCACCGGCAAACCGCGCGGAGACAACTCGTCGAGCAGTTCGACGGTGGCCTCGATCGATTCTGCTTCGGGCAGGTGCCAACAAATGGCTACGGATAAAGCGGCTCCCGAACGAACGTGGCCGTCAGATGAAGATGGTTTCTTGTGCATGAGGCATTAAAGCATCAGGCACAGACACTCCCCATCTGCGATGCTTCGCAGCCCTAGAAGCTGACCCGCCAGAGGTACTCGTCGCCCGAAGGGCGAAACCATCGAACGACAAGCACGGTTCGGCGAGCGAGGTCGTCGCCCCGGATCACCACCTCGATGGCGGCGCCCACATCGAGGGCCCGGGGAGCAGCCGAGGGCATGGCGCCCGAACCCAACAGCGACATGGTCACACCGACGAGAGGCTCGTGCCCGATATTGAACAGGCGATAACGCGGAGCTTCGCTTCGGTCGACGCGAAGCGGCACGGCGTACGCGGGCTCGGCGGGCGCGCTCGCATGGTCGTCGGGGTGAAACCACGGTGAGTGCAGCGCTTGTCGCATGCCGAGATGATAAGTCGACCCGGTGACGCGGTGTCTGCGCTGAGCCGGGGGCGACGCAGACCTGTGCAATTCACATCGAAGTCGATGCCTGTGGAGGGTTGTCTGCCGGCAATCCGTAATTCACCACGCGCTCAGAAGAAGGCTGCCGGGGCGGCTTCGGTGGTTTGCGCTGCTTCGGCGGCTTCGGCACCGTCGAAGGCTTCGGAACGGTCTTCTCCGCACGCAGTCTCGGCACTCTGCCGCGCTTGGGCTTGGCCTCGTCGGCCGAAGGCGACGCGGATGACGTCGATTCGGGCATCCGAATGGTCTGTTCGAGTCCGACGGGAAACACCACAGGAGCCGGGCCGAATGCCGTTCGGGCATTTTTCACCACGCGTCGGCCCAAAATGTTGTTGCCCGCGCCGCCGATGACGGCCCCGATGCCGAACGGCATCAGCCGCCCCACAGCAGTGGATCCGGTCCACGCGATCAGATGCTTCAGAAAGGTCTTCTTCACCTGGTCTGCGACGGGCCCGACGGCTGCTGCGGGCAAGCTGCGGGCCACGATTGTTCCCCAGAATTCGGTACGGGCGACTCCGCCACCGCCGACCTGCTTGGCGAGCTGCTGCACGAGATCTACCCCGCCGCTCCCCATCATCAGCGTCATCACCAGTGCGCGGGCGCGATCGGGGTTCTCGACCGCTATGCCGTGCACCTCGGTGATCGACTGCGCGAAGAGCGCGCTCGCTTCGAGAAATCCGAGGGTCTCAACGCCGGTCAAAGCCAGCGAGGTGCCCGTGCCCACGGCCGGGATGACCGAGGTCGCTCCCACTGCCGCACCGCCCGATGTGACGGCCGTGAGGTAGTGCCGCTCGAGAATCGTAATGAGTTGTTGGGGGCTCGAACCGGGGTGACGCTTGCGCAGCCCGCGAATGTGAGCGAGCACGACCGGGCGGTGGATGCTCAGAACTCGGTCGATTCCACGTGTAACCCGTGGGCTCACCGGGGTGTCATCGATCGGCGACTGTGCGGTCATGGTCTGTGCCCTCCCGAACGCGGTATGAACGGCCAATTGTATGTCGATGAAGACGGATGATCGAGGCTCAGGTTGGTCGCCGGGCGCTGTGATATACATGCTGCAGTCGAAGGTTCTGCGAAAGACTTCTGACAGCGGGGTTGAACGGGGATTGATAGGTTGATGTAGTGAGTTCCGACACAGATCGCCAAGGCGAAGACAGCGAGCACTCCGACGTGAGCACGTCGGAACGCACCTCGCTGCCCGCCGGCGCGGCTACGGCGGCTCGCTCTACGACGGGCACCGTTCGTACCCCCGTGCGGCGTGCTCCGCACGCGCGCGCGGCGTCGACACGGGTGACGCCCGGCACGACACCGAAGAAGCCGACTGCCGCTGCTGCGAAAGCGACGAGCGTGTCGGCTACGGCGACGAGTGCGCCCGCGGATTCGTCTTCTGCCGTCGATCCGGCGCCCCAAACCCACTCTGGTTCTCCCTCAACTCCTGCGCCGAAGACTCCGGCACGCAAGCCGGCCGCCGCGAAGCGGCCAGCGGCAGCGGCAACGCCCCGCACGCCGACGGCCCGGGCCACCACCGCCCGAACACCGGCGGCACGCGTTACGCCCCCTCGAACATCCACGCCGCGCAGCGCCGCGGTCAAACCGACGACGGCACGCCCCGCAGCCAAGGCCCCCGCGTCGAAGTCGCCCGAACCCGCCGTGACCGAAGTTCTGCCTGTCGAAGCGGCACCTACCGAGGTGCTGCCCACGCGGGTGTCACCCGACACCGAGGTCACGCCCCTCGACCGCATCGAGCAGGCGTTCGACACCGCAGTAGTCGAGACGGTCGATGTGAAGGTGCTCAGCGACGATGCGGTGCACGCCGTCTCTGTTGTTGCCGTGACTGTCGACTCCGCGGTCGTCGACGAATCGGTCGTCTACGAGCCGGTCGTTGACGAGCCGGTTATTGATGAGCCCGTGATTGACGAGCCCTCTTTCGACGAGCCCGTTTTCGAGGCGACCGTCGTCGACGAGAGCGTGGTGCTCGACGACCTGTCGGTGGTGAACTTCGACGCCGTCGCCGACGAGCGGGTGGATGTTGTGGCGCTCGACGAGGGTGAAGCCCAGCACGGTGACGCCGAGCAGGGTGACGCCGAGCAGGGCGTTGCCGGCAGAACAGCCTCCGAAGCGGTTCTCTCGCTCACGGGCCTGGTTAAACGCTTCGGCTCCACGATCGCGGTCGACGGCGTCGATCTCGAGGTGCAACGCGGCGGGTTCTACGGTATCGTCGGCCCGAATGGCGCCGGCAAGACCACGACCCTGTCGATGATCACCGGGCTCGTTCGCCCCGATGAAGGCATCGTGCGCGTCAACGGCCACGACGTCTGGAAAGACCCGGCCGACGCCAAACGCATCATCGGAATCCTTCCCGATAAGTTGCGCCTGTTCGATCGACTCACCGGTCGTCAGCTGCTGCACTATTCCGGCTCGCTTCGTGGCCTCAACGGGCAGACCGTGCGCGAGCGCGCCGACGAACTGGCCGAGGCGTTCGGCATTCAGGATGCCCTCAACCGTCTCGTCTCCGACTACTCGGCAGGCATGACCAAGAAGGTCGCCCTCGCGGCCTCGATGATCCACTCGCCCCGACTGCTGGTGCTCGACGAACCCTTCGAATCGGTCGACCCTGTCTCGGCCGATACCGTCACCGACATTCTGCAGAAGTATGTCGCCGCCGGGGGCACCGTCGTGCTCTCCAGCCACAGCATGGAGATGATCGAGCGGGTCTGCGACGGCGTCGCCATCATCGTGCACGGGCGGGTTCTCACCAGCGGCACCGTCGACCATGTCAGAAACGGCTCCACCCTCGAAGATCGGTTCATCGAACTCGCGGGCGGCCACAAAGCAGTTGAAGGCATGGAATGGTTGCTGAGCTCTTTAGACTGAGGCTCGCGCTTCTCCGAAACATCTTCATCGGCACAAAGACCCGTGCGTTCGGGGTCGCCGTCGGGTTGCTCGTCGGGCTGATCGCGCTGATCGTGGTGAGTCTTCAGGTTGCCGGGTTGTCTGGTTCGAAGGCTTCGACCAGTGAGACCGAGCTGGTGATCGCGGGATCGGTCATCGTGCTGGCTTTTGCCGTCGCCCCGCTCATTCTGCAACGCGCCGACCCCGTCGATCCGCGTCGCTTTGCTTTGTTCGGCGTCGCTCCGCGCAGTCTTGCGGCTGGTCTCGCGATCAGCTCGATCGTGGCGCTTCCGGTCGTCGCTGTGACGATCTTCGGTATCGCAACCGTGGTGGCGTGGTCGCACGACCTGGGCCTGGCTCTGCTGGCTGTAGTGGGTGCCGCGCTCGCGGTGCTGACGTGCATCCTGCTCGGCAGGCTGTCATCGTCGCTCGCCGCCTTTCTGCTCTCGACACGTCGGGCCCGTGAGGTCGCCGGCGTTGTGGGCGTGCTGATACTCGTGCTGCTCGCCCCTGCCGTGGTGCTCGCGTTGAGCGTGAACTGGGGCGAATCCGGAGCCACCGTCGGGCAGAACATTGCTGCATTCTTGAGTTACACACCCCTGGGCGCAGGGTGGGCACTGCCCGCCGCAGCCGCCACAGGGCAGGGCGGGGCGGCGTTCCTCAGCTTCATCGTTGCCGCTGTCACGGTGATCGTGCTGTGGTTGGCCTGGCGGTCGCTCGTGACTGTGATGCTGCTCTCGAACCGTCGCGACGACGCTCGCGCCGAGCCCGTCGGCCTGGGATGGTTCGCGAGTCTGCCGTCGACACCGGCAGGTTCGATCGCGGCTCGCAGCCTGACGTACTGGTCTCGCGATCCCCGGTACTTCGTGCCGCTCGTGATCGTGCCGATCGTGCCGATCATCATGGCGATTCCGTTTGTGCTGGTGGCATTTCCGCTCACCATCTACGCTTTGATTCCGCTGCCGGTAATGTGCCTGTTCCTCGGTTTCATGATTCACAATGACATCGCGCTCGATAGTTCTGCGGTGTGGCTGCACATCGTTTCGGGTAAACGCGGTGTCGCCGATCGGGTGGGGCGTATGGCACCTGTGCTGCTGATCGGCCTGCCGTTGATCGGCATCGGATCGGTCGTCACCGTGTTTCTCGCTGGCAACAGCGCCGCGCTGCCGTCGCTGCTCGGAGTGAGCACCTGCCTTCTGCTCTCAGGCATCGGCCTCGGAAGTGTCATTTCGGCGCGTTTTCCGTACGCGGCGACCCGGCCAGGTGACAGCCCCTTCGTTCAGCCGCAGTCGACCGGCTCGACCTCGGTCTTCGTGCAGATCGGCACTGTCGCCGGAACGCTGCTGCTTTCGGCTCCGAGCATCTATTTCGGCATCATCGCTGAGTTCGGCAACGCTGAGGCACACACGGCGGCGCTGTGGTGGGGCGTCGTCACCGGTCTCGTCGTGGTGGTTCTCGGGGCTGTGGCCGGGGGAGCGATCGTCAATCGTCGAGGGCCGGAAATTCTCGCCACCTCGCTGCGGGCCTAAAGCGCGGCGGTAGAATTTCGGCATGACGATTTCGCCCCGATCATCCATCGCCGAGCCCGGAGGCCCGGGCGCCCTGCCCGAGGGCGGGGGCACCGCGACCCTCGAGCGCGAGCTCGAAGAACTTCTTGAGAACGAACACTTCGAACCCGGCGACCACGAGCGGTTCTCGCACTATGTGCAGAAAGAGAAGATTCTCGAGTCGGCAATGACTGGAAAGCCGGTCAAAGCCCTCTGTGGCAAAAAGTGGATCCCAGGTCGCGACCCCGACAAGTTTCCGGTCTGCCCGACCTGCAAAGAGATCTACGAGAAGATGCAAGACGAGTAACTACGAGCAGCGCGCCGGGTTTAACTTCACCGGTCGCTCGGCCTGTGCCGGGCCGGGCTGAGCTGGGTTTAATAAAGCCAGGATGAGGTTTGCCAAATAGTCGCTCTGTCGTTGGAGCGAACTTATTTTCGAGGTGACCATCTCGAAATGCGGGGTGACCCTCGGGTGTCGGTGGGTGGTGATATTTATGGTGGTGCGGTAGGTCGTTTGGTGGCAAGCCCGGTAGGGCGCGGCAGCCCGGGATGCCCGGGGTGGGTGTTTCGGGGTGCGAATTCCCGTGGTTCGGAGCCACTTTGTTAGTGAGAATACCTCGGGATTGTGGTATGATCGGTCTATGTCCGCAACACCCCCTCCGCCCACCGGCAGCCCCGCCGACGGCCCCAACGATCCCGACAATGCTCGGGTGTCGTTGGGTGTGCTGTTGGCGGAAGCGGTCGCGGCGTGCGGAGAATGTGGAGCGTTCCGGGCTGCCGCGCCCTGCGGGCTTGCCGACGAAGAATTATTGGCCGGCTTGGTTGCGGTGGAGCGGCTGGGCAGGTTGGTAGACGGGTTACGTACGCAGGTGGCTGGAGATGTCGCAGACCGCAGCAGACACGAGCTGGGGGAGGAGTCACTCGCACGCAAACAGGGGTTCGCGAACGCTGTCGAACTGATCGTCGCCAGCACGTCGGTATCACGCTCGACAGCGCGAAGCCGGATCAAGCTGGGGGTGCAGGTATTGCCGTCGGTTGTGGTTGGGATGCCTGTCCCGTCGAGGTTCCCGGAGGTCGAAGACGCGTTACGGTCGGGCCTGATCGGTATCGACACCGCTGAAGCCATTACCCGCCCGCTGTCGGAGGCGGCCCCGAACTGCGGCACCGAGGAGATCCGTGCGGTCGAACGGCAACTCGTTGACTGGGCTATCGACGGTATCGGTGGGGTGCGGTTCGGTGCGGATGATATTCGCGGCCTCGCTGTCCGGGCGAGAGAGTCGCTCGACGCAGACGGTGCGGAACCCCGGTACAAAGACTTGGAAGCGAAACGCGGTCTGACATTCTCGAACACCCGCTCAGGGTGCGTTCGGGTGAACGGGATACTCACGCCGGAGCAGGGCGGGGTGTGGATGGCCGTTGATCACGCGATCTCCAGCCCCAGAGTCGCCGGACACATCCCCTTCGACCCCGGCACACCCAACGCCGACGCCGACGCCGACGCTGGAGTCGGCGCCACCGCCACCGCCACCGCCACCGCCATCGATGATGATGCGGAGGCGGTAGCGGTCGATACGCGCACGTTGCCGCAGCGTCGGGTGGACGTGTTCACCGAGGTCATCCGGGTCGCCGCAGGGTTGTCGGGGATGCCGCAGATCAACGGTGCACGGCCGGTGCTGAACATCCACGCCACCCTCGACGACGTCGTCAGTGGGCGTGGCGTGGGGTGGATCGACGGCATCGACGAACCCGTTCCCGCGTCGGTGGTCGCGCAGACTCTCTGCCACGCCGACATCGTCATGACCGTGTTCGGTGCGCACGGCGAGGTGCTGCACCTCGGGAAAACGAGGCGCCTGTTCAGCGCTGCCCAGAACCGGGCATTGGCGAATCGTGATGGCGGGTGTGTGTGGAAGGGCTGCAACCGGCCACCACAGTTCTGCGAGAGCCACCATGTCGTCGACTGGAAAGACGACACGTACGCACCGGGTGTGACGGATGTGTGCAACGGGGCATTGTTGTGCAAGTTCCACCACAACCATTTACATACCGCTGACTGGCGGCTGGTCATGGTTGACGGGGTGCCGCATCTGATTCCACCGAAATGGGTCGACCATCAGCAGCGACCCCAACGGTGCCGACAAACCTCAGACCGACTCACGAAAACCGGGCCACCGAACATTTTCGAACGACGAAGACGCGACAACACACCCGCGCGGCCGAGATTCACCGACACCGACTAGCGGCGATACCGATACCGCCACCGATACCGATACCGATGCATCGACGCGCTCGCTCTTTGGGAGACAGCGTCGGGAAGGCCGGCCAGGCGGACCCCAGCAGACCGAGCGGGGGCGAACCCTACGAAACAGGCGCGAACGGCGGTCGCGACAGTCCGCCCTACGGGTTCACGTACTCCGTGGGGATGACCGGCTCGCCGCCGCGCGCCAGCCGCAGTCCCTGGTCGGGGAGTTCTTGCATGACCTCGGCGTGGTGCGCTCGGGCTTGTTCGACTCCAGCTGCACCCGTGAAGCGATCGTCGATCTCGCCGCTGCGAACGAGCTCGACCCCGAGCGTGCGCGAGCCGCCGGATTCCGCCACGGGAGTGTCGATGTAGAGCACCTCGGCGGTGGCCCGGCCGTCGGATCCGAGCCGGCGAACGGCCGTCTTGCGACCGCCGACCGAGGTCTTTTTCGCCGAGCGCTTGGCCACAGACACCCACTCGCCAGTGGAGTTCTGATGGGCGACGAGCTTGTACACCATACCTGCGGCGACGGATCCGCTGCCCGTCACCACCGACGTGCCGACACCGTAGG
Coding sequences:
- a CDS encoding pyridoxal phosphate-dependent aminotransferase, whose product is MSISGPWQRAAEGAGLLAPDGTISATIFAEMSALAEATGAINLGQGFPDEDGPDEVIDAARRAIKRGVNQYPPGRGTIELRTAIADHQKRFYDIDVEPDTEVLVTAGATEALAATILGLVDEGDEVVTLEPFYDAYGALISLARGEHRTVPLRLPDFQPDPDDLRAAITDRTRLILINSPHNPTGTILGRDILELIVELAHEHDALIVTDEVYEHLTFDEPHVPIASLPGAWERTLTISSGGKTFSTTGWKIGWITGPAKLITAILTVKQFLTYVNGAPFQPAIATGLALPDEFFAEIAATLKNKRDVLSHGLEKAGFEVFDSKAGYFVVADAAPLGYDNAITLCRELPELAGVVAVPISAFCHEELAGEYSSLVRFAFCKRVEVLELAAAQLARLGR
- a CDS encoding S1C family serine protease, encoding MSDSTENDSTPEAVTPPEPEQQHAAAQPTEVQPTAEYPTEVQPTEVQPTAEYPTEVQPTEVLPPAPQQPEVQQQNAQPSQTQPTVPYVAPAAATPREVVPPAPVAPTAPVAPTAPVAGIPPYGQQTPTPPVAGQPAQPQYGQYAPAPGIAPVAPTANYGNGSFGQPPVGPPQYGPDGQPLAAAPAPAKRRGGAALVAALVIGALIGGASGAGISVWALSQNDNGSTQASSPQTITVNNPNSVTDITAVAAKASPSVVTLSVTDNSTTSGTGSGVILSADGYVLTNTHVVTLDGATASPTISVTAADGKIYVGKVVGTDPVADLAVVKLQDASGLTPIEWGDSSKLNVGDTAIAIGAPLGLSGTVTNGIVSSLNRSITVASSAAPDTSGEQATPDPNSTGSPYDFWNFDIPGQGTQSQTPSTASSTISLAVIQTDAAINPGNSGGALLNSNGQLIGINVAIASADSSSSSSTSQSGSIGVGFSIPANFAKRISDEIIANGKATHGLLGASIAAAGTSSQTVVGASVADVTSGGAAAAAGIQKGDVITAFNGIAITDATDLTAQVRVLPAGATASVTYLRDGKSNTVTVTLGALAS
- a CDS encoding ABC transporter permease; this translates as MVAELFRLRLALLRNIFIGTKTRAFGVAVGLLVGLIALIVVSLQVAGLSGSKASTSETELVIAGSVIVLAFAVAPLILQRADPVDPRRFALFGVAPRSLAAGLAISSIVALPVVAVTIFGIATVVAWSHDLGLALLAVVGAALAVLTCILLGRLSSSLAAFLLSTRRAREVAGVVGVLILVLLAPAVVLALSVNWGESGATVGQNIAAFLSYTPLGAGWALPAAAATGQGGAAFLSFIVAAVTVIVLWLAWRSLVTVMLLSNRRDDARAEPVGLGWFASLPSTPAGSIAARSLTYWSRDPRYFVPLVIVPIVPIIMAIPFVLVAFPLTIYALIPLPVMCLFLGFMIHNDIALDSSAVWLHIVSGKRGVADRVGRMAPVLLIGLPLIGIGSVVTVFLAGNSAALPSLLGVSTCLLLSGIGLGSVISARFPYAATRPGDSPFVQPQSTGSTSVFVQIGTVAGTLLLSAPSIYFGIIAEFGNAEAHTAALWWGVVTGLVVVVLGAVAGGAIVNRRGPEILATSLRA
- a CDS encoding glycosyltransferase → MTDPTPTTHVLPPITAILVVRDDVTTVEAAIASVRAQDYAPGVDIVVAIAPSSDGTADVVRALAASDARLTMLEFSSTSLVVGLNEAIAAARTAVIIRVDPRSVLAPDFAVNAVRAMERTDAAALVARTTPVGRTPFVRAVATAQQHRLGLGGDPLTPRGPEAQTQSAQAHVIRRRSFIDIGLYNEEIRHGQGWELNERLREAGNTVWFAPDLTLEYTPPTRVVQLTRSLFAEGLWRGEFARAFPEEKVLRFALPPVIVLTTIIGFILGAIGFFGGVAGALGPAAVVSLVLFALLVVPLAYVVVVLVLAVSVMVRSGFRTGLWFAAVLPFIHFSWGFGFIAGFVNLEGAADTVIVDFD
- a CDS encoding HNH endonuclease signature motif containing protein encodes the protein MSATPPPPTGSPADGPNDPDNARVSLGVLLAEAVAACGECGAFRAAAPCGLADEELLAGLVAVERLGRLVDGLRTQVAGDVADRSRHELGEESLARKQGFANAVELIVASTSVSRSTARSRIKLGVQVLPSVVVGMPVPSRFPEVEDALRSGLIGIDTAEAITRPLSEAAPNCGTEEIRAVERQLVDWAIDGIGGVRFGADDIRGLAVRARESLDADGAEPRYKDLEAKRGLTFSNTRSGCVRVNGILTPEQGGVWMAVDHAISSPRVAGHIPFDPGTPNADADADAGVGATATATATAIDDDAEAVAVDTRTLPQRRVDVFTEVIRVAAGLSGMPQINGARPVLNIHATLDDVVSGRGVGWIDGIDEPVPASVVAQTLCHADIVMTVFGAHGEVLHLGKTRRLFSAAQNRALANRDGGCVWKGCNRPPQFCESHHVVDWKDDTYAPGVTDVCNGALLCKFHHNHLHTADWRLVMVDGVPHLIPPKWVDHQQRPQRCRQTSDRLTKTGPPNIFERRRRDNTPARPRFTDTD
- a CDS encoding ABC transporter ATP-binding protein, yielding MSSDTDRQGEDSEHSDVSTSERTSLPAGAATAARSTTGTVRTPVRRAPHARAASTRVTPGTTPKKPTAAAAKATSVSATATSAPADSSSAVDPAPQTHSGSPSTPAPKTPARKPAAAKRPAAAATPRTPTARATTARTPAARVTPPRTSTPRSAAVKPTTARPAAKAPASKSPEPAVTEVLPVEAAPTEVLPTRVSPDTEVTPLDRIEQAFDTAVVETVDVKVLSDDAVHAVSVVAVTVDSAVVDESVVYEPVVDEPVIDEPVIDEPSFDEPVFEATVVDESVVLDDLSVVNFDAVADERVDVVALDEGEAQHGDAEQGDAEQGVAGRTASEAVLSLTGLVKRFGSTIAVDGVDLEVQRGGFYGIVGPNGAGKTTTLSMITGLVRPDEGIVRVNGHDVWKDPADAKRIIGILPDKLRLFDRLTGRQLLHYSGSLRGLNGQTVRERADELAEAFGIQDALNRLVSDYSAGMTKKVALAASMIHSPRLLVLDEPFESVDPVSADTVTDILQKYVAAGGTVVLSSHSMEMIERVCDGVAIIVHGRVLTSGTVDHVRNGSTLEDRFIELAGGHKAVEGMEWLLSSLD
- a CDS encoding DUF3039 domain-containing protein is translated as MTISPRSSIAEPGGPGALPEGGGTATLERELEELLENEHFEPGDHERFSHYVQKEKILESAMTGKPVKALCGKKWIPGRDPDKFPVCPTCKEIYEKMQDE